From Rhodanobacteraceae bacterium, the proteins below share one genomic window:
- a CDS encoding putative MFS-type transporter codes for MRMTEPEHIDHPRRRAAVIFIFVTVTIDMLAFGIIIPVLPHLIVELIGGSIAKAAVWSSGFGTLFMLMQFVCSPIQGTLSDRFGRRTVILISSFGLGVDFIVMALAPVLWLLFVGRAVSGMCAASFTTANAYIADITPREKRAAAFGMLGGAFAVGFIVGPALGGFLGHLWIRLPFWVAAGLSLLNFCYGYFVLPESLPKERRASKFDWRHANPLGSVMLLRRYPQVLALAVVFFLLALAQFSLNSTYVLYTDYRYGWGPQIVGYTLGFVGLCSGLVQAVLVRRWMPRLGERRMILTGLALLIAGYAVFGFAPDAWIFLCGIPLLSLGGLAGPPAQSMITHQVDPHEQGRLQGALSSLQSLAGIFGPALFANIFALFISKHAPLAGHLPGAAFVLAAALALAALLLTARATRGMPAHVPMAEPKTA; via the coding sequence ATGCGCATGACCGAACCCGAACACATCGACCACCCGCGCCGCCGCGCGGCGGTGATCTTCATCTTCGTCACCGTGACGATCGACATGCTGGCGTTCGGGATCATCATCCCGGTGCTACCGCATCTGATCGTGGAGTTGATCGGCGGCAGCATCGCCAAGGCCGCGGTATGGTCGAGCGGCTTCGGCACGCTGTTCATGCTGATGCAGTTCGTGTGTTCGCCGATCCAGGGCACGCTGTCCGACCGCTTCGGGCGCCGCACGGTGATCCTGATTTCGAGCTTCGGGTTGGGCGTTGATTTCATCGTGATGGCGTTGGCGCCGGTGCTGTGGCTGTTGTTCGTCGGCCGTGCGGTGTCCGGCATGTGCGCGGCAAGCTTCACCACCGCCAACGCCTACATCGCCGACATCACGCCACGCGAGAAACGCGCGGCCGCGTTCGGCATGCTGGGCGGCGCGTTCGCGGTCGGCTTCATCGTGGGTCCGGCGCTTGGCGGTTTTCTGGGGCACCTCTGGATACGGTTGCCATTCTGGGTGGCGGCCGGCCTCTCGCTGCTCAATTTCTGCTACGGCTACTTCGTGTTGCCGGAATCGTTGCCAAAAGAACGGCGCGCGTCGAAGTTCGACTGGCGGCACGCCAATCCGCTGGGTTCGGTCATGCTGTTGCGCCGCTATCCGCAGGTGCTGGCGCTTGCTGTGGTATTTTTCCTTTTGGCGTTGGCGCAGTTCTCGCTCAATTCCACCTACGTGCTGTACACCGATTACCGCTACGGCTGGGGTCCGCAGATCGTCGGCTATACGCTCGGATTCGTGGGCCTGTGCAGCGGCCTGGTGCAGGCGGTGCTGGTGCGGCGTTGGATGCCCAGACTGGGCGAGCGGCGGATGATCCTGACCGGGCTGGCGCTGCTGATCGCCGGCTACGCGGTATTCGGGTTTGCGCCGGATGCGTGGATCTTCCTCTGCGGCATTCCTTTGCTATCCCTCGGCGGCCTTGCCGGGCCGCCCGCGCAATCGATGATCACCCATCAAGTCGATCCCCACGAGCAGGGCCGCCTGCAGGGGGCACTCTCGAGCCTGCAAAGTCTGGCCGGCATCTTCGGTCCGGCGTTGTTCGCCAACATCTTCGCGCTGTTCATCAGCAAGCACGCGCCGCTTGCCGGACACCTGCCCGGCGCCGCCTTCGTGCTGGCCGCAGCGTTGGCGCTCGCCGCGCTGCTGTTGACCGCACGCGCAACCCGCGGGATGCCCGCGCATGTGCCGATGGCGGAGCCGAAAACGGCATGA
- a CDS encoding GTP cyclohydrolase I type 1 translates to MSESSKPSLCAAAKPTSPEVTREQALDAVRTLLRWAGDEPAREGLRDTPKRVVDAYTEWFSGYREDPQDYLRRTFEEVAGYDEMIVLRDIQFESFCEHHLAPIIGRAHVGYVPDGKVVGISKLARVVDAFAHRFQVQEKLTAQIATCISEVLAPRGVGVVIDAVHQCMTTRGVHKRGVSMVTSQMLGSFREDARTRAEFLRFIDIDGGH, encoded by the coding sequence ATGAGCGAATCCAGCAAACCTTCCCTGTGCGCCGCCGCCAAACCGACTTCGCCCGAGGTGACGCGCGAGCAGGCACTGGACGCGGTGCGCACGTTGCTACGCTGGGCCGGCGACGAACCGGCCCGCGAGGGCTTGCGCGACACACCCAAGCGCGTGGTGGACGCGTACACGGAATGGTTTTCCGGCTACCGCGAGGACCCGCAGGATTACCTGCGCCGCACCTTCGAGGAAGTGGCCGGCTACGACGAAATGATCGTGCTGCGCGACATCCAGTTCGAATCGTTCTGCGAACACCACTTGGCGCCGATCATCGGCCGCGCCCACGTCGGCTACGTGCCGGACGGCAAGGTCGTCGGCATTTCCAAGCTGGCGCGCGTGGTCGATGCCTTCGCGCACCGCTTCCAGGTGCAGGAGAAACTCACCGCGCAGATCGCGACCTGCATCAGCGAAGTGCTGGCGCCGCGCGGCGTCGGCGTGGTGATCGACGCCGTGCACCAGTGCATGACCACGCGCGGCGTGCACAAGCGCGGCGTGTCGATGGTGACCAGCCAGATGCTCGGCAGCTTCCGCGAGGACGCGCGCACCCGCGCGGAGTTCCTGCGGTTCATCGACATTGACGGCGGACACTAA
- a CDS encoding DNA recombination protein RmuC, protein MESTLLYALVALAALAVILLIALLLRPRGDAALREKLDALRGDSERVERALREEQRAARTELAETLDRMGGQLRLSLSTLTADNEKRLAEVRGTLDAQLKALQKDNAAQLDRMREVVDEKLQKTLETRLGQSFGVIAKQLEAVQRGLGEMQSLATGVGDLKRVLSNVKTRGTFGEVQLGALLEQMLTADQYASNVAVVPHSAERVEYAIRLPGQGGDAPVWLPIDCKFPIEDYQRLLEAQERADAEAAIAAAQALERRVRDEAKTIRAKYVAPPHTTDFAILFLPAEGLYAEVIRRPGLFETLQRDHRVTVAGPTTLTAILNALQMGFRTLAIEQRSSEVWRLLGEVKTEFGKFGGILEKAEKQLNTVSKSIGEAGRKTRTISRALRDVESLPAAEVQSLLQDAALQDFDDDDSPEAAKADPDRP, encoded by the coding sequence ATGGAATCCACCCTGCTCTACGCCCTCGTCGCGCTCGCCGCGCTGGCGGTCATCCTGTTGATCGCGCTGCTGCTGCGCCCGCGCGGCGACGCGGCGCTGCGCGAAAAGCTGGACGCGTTGCGCGGCGACAGCGAGCGCGTCGAACGCGCGCTGCGCGAGGAACAGCGTGCCGCGCGCACCGAGCTGGCCGAAACGCTCGACCGCATGGGCGGCCAGTTGCGCCTGTCGCTGTCGACGCTGACCGCCGACAACGAGAAGCGTCTCGCCGAAGTGCGCGGCACGCTCGACGCGCAATTGAAGGCGCTGCAAAAGGACAACGCCGCGCAGCTCGACAGGATGCGCGAAGTGGTGGACGAGAAACTGCAGAAGACGCTGGAGACGCGGCTGGGCCAGTCGTTCGGCGTGATCGCGAAACAACTGGAAGCCGTGCAGCGCGGCCTCGGCGAAATGCAATCACTCGCCACCGGCGTCGGCGACCTGAAGCGCGTGCTCTCCAACGTGAAGACGCGCGGCACTTTCGGCGAAGTGCAACTGGGTGCGCTGCTGGAACAAATGCTGACGGCGGATCAATACGCATCCAACGTCGCGGTCGTGCCGCATTCCGCCGAGCGCGTGGAATACGCGATCCGCCTGCCCGGGCAAGGCGGCGACGCGCCCGTGTGGCTGCCGATCGACTGCAAGTTCCCGATCGAGGACTACCAGCGCCTGCTGGAAGCGCAGGAACGCGCGGACGCGGAAGCAGCAATCGCCGCGGCGCAGGCGCTGGAACGGCGCGTGCGCGACGAGGCGAAGACGATCCGCGCCAAGTATGTCGCGCCGCCGCACACCACCGATTTCGCGATCCTGTTCCTGCCGGCCGAGGGCTTGTACGCGGAGGTGATCCGCCGTCCCGGCTTGTTCGAAACGCTGCAGCGCGACCATCGCGTGACGGTCGCCGGGCCGACCACGCTGACCGCGATCCTCAATGCCTTGCAGATGGGTTTCCGCACGCTCGCGATCGAGCAACGCAGCAGCGAAGTGTGGCGGCTGCTCGGCGAGGTCAAGACGGAGTTCGGCAAGTTCGGCGGCATCCTCGAAAAGGCCGAAAAGCAGTTGAACACCGTCAGCAAAAGCATCGGCGAAGCCGGCCGCAAGACGCGCACGATCAGCCGGGCGCTGCGCGACGTCGAGTCATTGCCGGCGGCGGAAGTGCAATCGTTGCTGCAGGACGCGGCGCTGCAAGACTTCGACGACGATGATTCGCCGGAAGCGGCGAAGGCCGACCCGGACCGGCCTTGA
- a CDS encoding 1,4-dihydroxy-2-naphthoyl-CoA hydrolase in menaquinone biosynthesis produces MRIWKQHADLETLNAWSRRTLMHALDIRITELGDDYLRGTMPVDDRTRQPYGILHGGASVALAETLGSTAAMLCCEDGRATVGLEINANHLRAVREGLVTATARPIHIGRSTQVWDIRIENEAGELTCIARLTMAVVPGDAFSLRK; encoded by the coding sequence ATGCGAATCTGGAAGCAGCACGCCGATCTCGAAACCCTGAACGCGTGGAGCCGGCGCACGCTGATGCACGCGTTGGACATCCGCATCACCGAACTGGGCGACGACTACTTGCGCGGCACGATGCCGGTCGATGATCGCACCCGGCAACCGTACGGCATCCTGCACGGCGGCGCATCGGTGGCGTTGGCGGAAACGCTGGGCTCGACCGCGGCGATGCTGTGCTGCGAAGACGGCCGCGCCACCGTCGGCCTCGAGATCAACGCCAACCACCTGCGCGCGGTGCGCGAAGGCCTCGTCACCGCCACAGCGCGGCCGATCCACATCGGCCGCAGCACGCAGGTGTGGGACATCCGCATCGAAAACGAAGCCGGCGAACTGACCTGCATCGCGCGGCTCACGATGGCGGTGGTGCCGGGCGACGCGTTTTCGCTGCGGAAGTAA